A window of Dehalobacter sp. genomic DNA:
TATAGATATTTAATAAATCAATTATAATTAAATATATATGAGCGGGGGCAGGCTTGGAGCAGATTTTCTTTCAACGTATGAGGAAGGAATAAAAAGAGAATGGATTATAGGAAACGGGCTTGGAGGATATGCTTCCTCTACAGTAATAGGAGCAGACACAAGGACTTACCACGGGCTGCTTGTAGCTGCTCCAGAGAATTCTCCTGGAAGGCTTTTGTTGCTTTCTTCCCTTGATGAGGAAATCTCTATTGATGAAGAAATGTATAAACTCGCGGTCCATAAATTTCCTGACAAAACTTTTC
This region includes:
- a CDS encoding glycogen debranching enzyme N-terminal domain-containing protein → MSGGRLGADFLSTYEEGIKREWIIGNGLGGYASSTVIGADTRTYHGLLVAAPENSPGRLLLLSSLDEEISIDEEMYKLAVHKFPDKTF